In the genome of Anthonomus grandis grandis chromosome 15, icAntGran1.3, whole genome shotgun sequence, the window TCCTGACGTAAGCAATACATCTATCATTCTGTCTTCTTACACGTTCCAAATATACACCACAAGTTACTTTAAGTACATTTATCGTTTTGCTACTGTTAAAAGTTTACTGTTTACAAGTTTATTGTTGTAATACATCCTGACAAGATGTTGACatatattaaatgtaaataaaaataactggaaGTATTATAATACGCCCTCTTAAGAATTAAGGCCCTGACACtcgtaatttaatattaatacgaGTTTTATTGTGATAGATTTAAATATTACCTATTCTTATAAAGACCATTATAATAGTTTTTCAACCATATGgcataaaaaataatcccaCGTTGTCCAGTTCTATAATTAGCGCCTATAAACATCTACATTTCGCTTTgcgataaaaatttatttctgtacGGGTAATAGGCTATAAAATTCACTATACTATGTCATActtataaaagacattttataattatcaTTATCCTATATGAGCTGGCCGCCTTGCCGATGACCTTTGAATTGAATTTATTatgcaaataaacaaaattatgttaattGGAAGAGTTAGTTAACTACATGACGTTATATAAATTTTGAACGttaaatagtataaattatttgattttattacaaatttgcAAATTTGATGGGCGCATAATTAGGCACATCAAATGGCaaatgtgtattaataatatatgatttttttgatgaaataatttgtggtatatttttttatcttggtCTCCAACCTTTTAGAATTCTTCTTATAAGCGTAATAACTGTTAGTGAATTATGTAGGCCCCAAACCTACGTTGTAAGTTTCTATAATTTCTTCTTATGGTTTGATAGTTTTCTTCAATTGGATACATGAAGGTTTAAAAATCGTCCATTGAACTAAATGACAAATTTTGAGTTTTAACAGATTTACAAGACCTAGCACTCCGTATGGAATGAGTAGACACTTTTCTAGATACAGAGGCTTGAGAAATTGTGTCACTTTTTACCGAAGGTGAGCCCGAAGTTTTCCTCACTTGAAATTGCTTCTGTTGTTCTATGTATTTTACCGCAAGAGGTAAGTCGAATACAAATGGACCGTTATGACCAGGAATAACCtaaaaagctttttaatttatttattactggttttatagattatttatatttataccaTAACAGTTGGCTCGATGCCTTTATGTTGATTAATGACAGGAGCCAATTTTTCAGCGGCTTCTCTAGTGACAAGAACTAGGCCGATATCCGGCCTTTCGATCATATCAAGAAACACTAGTTCTAGCTTAAATGCGTCAGTTTTCGGGTTCACTATGAAGAAATTTGGAGGTTTATCTTCTACAGCTTCCCCAATACCAGctgaagtaaataaaaatatcaaaagcaTTAATTTTCTTGGTAAATTTGCAGTTTAGTTTAAACTTTTATAGAAATCAACTTGTACCagttaaactttttattaaaatgactcattttatcagtattttaattattataaatgtttgagtatttaaacaattttcttaaTGCAGACAACGAGATAACTGCAGAGACCACAATATATCAGACGGCGAAAATAGACGTAGAGGAGCCGAGCTTTCAAGAAATAATAGTGACaatcaaaaaactcaaaaataacaaaattcctGGAGGCGACACAATACCAGCAGAATGCATAAAACATGAAGGAACACCACTTCCTAaagaattatataaattaatactaGAAATATGGAAATGGCAAGGGGTCTTCCATCCATAAAAAAGGATACCTCATGAAATGTATCAACTACAGGGAAATATAGATACTAAATGCAGCTACTACAAGATACTTCCCAATATGCTTGTGAGTCGTATATCTAGCCATATATGCAGAGCAAAGAGGCCAGCAATGGACCAGATATTCACAATCCGACAACTACTGGAGAAGCACTGAGAATTTAATAAAGACGTGCACCAGCTGTTTATTGACTTCAAACAAGCTTCCGACACCATTATATGCTACATTTTCTGAATCGCCATGGCGAACATAGATATATTATAAAAGATCCTCCCTCACTCTTACGAAGCTGCACATAAACCATACCAAATTTCGCGTTAAAGTAGCATACTACATATTAGAGGTTCCGGTTATGAATGGATTGAGACAGGGAATGGACTGTTGCCCCTACTCTTTAATATAGTCCTAGATATTGCTCAGGAAGGCAAACATCACCACGGAAGTATTTACTAACCAGAAGCCACAGATGATCTTGGTATTCGCGCACGATATTGATGCGGTCGGAAGAAGTATTGTCGTCGGAAGACGTATCGAGAGCTTCCTGAAAACCGAAAAGGAATGTAAAAAAATGGACCTCAACTTCAACGAGGAAAAAACCATGCACGTTACCCGACAACCAACTAGAGTCAGATTCGGTCAGAATACAACGATGGAAATCTATAACTTTGAATGCTTCAGACAGTTTAAATAACTGGAGCCACGATATGCTCAGACAACAACATAAACGAAAAGAATAAAACACGACTACAAGGTGGCAATAGAAAGTATGTTGCCATGCGAGCTCTCATGCAGTCCAGACCGGTGTCGAGAGTGTCAACACTGATGTACAATCATCGATCATCTGCTACGGCTGTTGAGCATTTAATAAAGCGAGCTGAAGAAAACATCCTAAGAAGAATATATGGCTCCGTCAAGGATCCAGATACGGAGCAATATCGCCTAAGGTTGAATGCAGAACTCCAGAGCCTATACCAAAAGCCGGATAtagtaaaatcaataaaatcccaGTATCTGAGATGAAATGGACATGTACAAAGAGCACCTGATGACCGACTTATTAAGAAATGAAAATAGGAAGAAAGAGACCGCTGAGGCGACCAAGACTTAGATGGAGCAACATAGTTTTAAAAAACCTACAGACCACGCAGATATATGACTTAAAGGAGGCCATGATGACGCGTTGTATAGCTACCAAGAAGAAGattgtttgaaattaaaaagtttgttaCACATGCGAATTAATGTGGTAACAACAAGAGTGAATTTGATTGATTTATGAgattatcattaaataattaaatagatgATTGGGTGGTTTGGATTTAGCTTAGGTGAAGTTACATTCACCTTACCTAGGTTATTTAAGGCTAGACAGAgttaatgtaaaaaatgcaCAGTAAAAAAGCAGGTAAAGTATCTAGGAATAATCCACAATAGACTCTAATTTAGCATAAACATATTGAGGCTGCATGCAACAAGGCAAAAAAAGTAATAAGGGGCACTAAATGCTACTCTAACTAAGTCTAGCTCTCTAGTAAAGGCAGAGTATTCAGTGCCTAATACGTAGTGTTAATAAAGGCTCTCTTGGTATTGGCAGGATTACCCCCACTTCACTTTCTAGCTGAAAAGAAGGCGAGGCTTCCAATATGGAAGAATAACAACAGCGATAAAAAGAAGCATGACGAtataattatagcaaaaaagaaaaaaacacttcAACACAATGGTTCACTGTTCATGACTCCTTtggcaattatttaaaaaaaggaaagatgcactGTATTTTCTTTGCAAACAGGAGGATAGAGGACAGCACACAATATTTGTGTGCACAAGTTTTACACAAATGAGAACTgcttttataaataacattggTACAAATAATCCAGAAAATCTACTTGAAAAATGCGATTCTCTCCGGAAAAATGGATACTTGTTGACTTTCTAACTAAACTTAATAAGATAAGAAGATACTTGAACGAGACAAGTTGTTATGGAGAGGAGATTGCTAACATGTGTGCTAATTATTTCTCTGCAGTATACTCACACCATAGTGTTAACGTCCCCACTCATGAATTATCTGCATCCAATAACCATATTCCTCACCTTTTTTAGAATATCTGATATATTTACTAAACTCTCATCCTTGAATATTAACAAGGGTCCTGGACCAGACGGTGTGCCTactttattcctaaaaaaatgtaGCTTTAATCTCTCCAGACCCTTATACCACATATTCAATCTGTCCCTTCAAACTGGGATGTTTCCAGACTATTGGAAACAGAGTTTCCTAAAGCCTATTCATAAGTCGGACGACAAAACCAGTGCTACCAACTCAGGTGTACTTTTTGTTGGATGCCTTGGAGAAGGGATATCAAGGGGATACAATATACACAGATTTCTCCAAGGCATTCAACAAGGTACCTCACAATATTTTGATGCATAAACTAAGAATTATTGGTATTGATGAACCTTTATTACCCTGGTTCAAGAGCTATTTATCTGATCGTAGACTGATtgttaaaattggtaattttctttctaaaacttTTCAGATTCCATCTGGAGGGAGTGCCTCAAGATTctcattcttttaatatttttatcaatgatatAGATGAATTCTTCACTAGCTgcctatttttgttgttttccgATGATCTGAAATTGAGTTGTATAATCGAGTCCTCTGATGATTGTGATAAATTACAATATGATCTAAATAATTTGGTAGTTTGGTGTGAAGGAAATGGTATAGAACTTAATCCAgctaaatgttaaataatgatCTTTTGTCGACCTTCGACTACAAGATCGGTCGCTATACCCTTGAAACAGCTCttctttttaaagatttggTTGTCACTTTCAATACAAGTTTACAATTTTGTCATCACTTAGATAGTGCTATCAATAAAGCTTTCCGCTTGCttggttttgttttgtttgtcaGGAGATGTACTCAAAACTTCACAAGTATTGCCGAAAACACTCTACTGTGCCCTGGTCCATCCTAATCTGGAGTATCCCTGCTGTGTGTGGTCTCCTGTCTATGGGGTACATACTGATGCTCTTCAACTAGTtgaacacaaatttttaaaacaaattgcaTATAAATTGAATATCTGGAATAATTACAATGACGCAGATATACTTGACATGCTATATATGGCTCCCAACACTATCTGCCATAAGAGGAGGGatcttattactttttacaatatCCTACATAGGAAATCTGGAGCTTCAGAGCtacttcaaaaaatcaatattcttgCTCCACTAAGAAAACTAGAGCCATTGATAGCTTTCATTACCCAATCCACCGTACTAACTATGGTCTTAATAAGTTTCTTACTAGAACAATGAGATTAGCAAACCAACATCATGATATTgaccattttaaaacttataacaAATTCCTGCGTCAAGTTTTAGTAAggttagatattattaattattattacttaatgatttttttgtatttttgtatattatctatattatgtattactaaggtgaatttaaaagtttaacagaATTGTAATTAGGCTTTTCCCGTTTATaaatatcaatcaatcaatcaatcaatcaatcaatgtcaagaaattgttacaatttgtagacaaagctgtaaaacaaaaaagacacaaaaatgcaaacaaaacacaattaaaaaaaagaaaaacaaaacaaaatttaaaaaaataaataaagtaaataaactgATGCTAACTAAGATAGATTACGAATGGCAGATTGAAATGGGCAACAAATGAGAAAAGACAAATCTAGATATTATCAGATATTTAGTCAACTCTATATAACTATCAACTCTAATATTGTATCTGCTAAAGAGGAAAGAGTTCTTAGTAGGTCGGAGTGTATTCCAATCTCACACTACTATATGCGACAGAACAGCAATTCTCAGAGAGTTGTCTGCTTACAAATATTACCAAACATCTATAAAAACAAAGTTAGGCAAGGTTAGGTTTATCATAATACAATTACCAGTGCTATTTCTCATAGAGTAAAATTATTCTTGAAACGGAAAACCAAATCTTAGAAACATATTTTACAATGAATTGCTTAAGTTAGAACTACCAGAGGGAGTTCTTTTATTGGGTTATTCAAACGA includes:
- the LOC126745038 gene encoding uncharacterized protein LOC126745038 — translated: MHQDSDSFAGAFDSTTGNLLNDNSSFNIQYFSSGSLTSRDSTQYVGEPQLIGIIGDEDTCAGFILAGIGEAVEDKPPNFFIVNPKTDAFKLELVFLDMIERPDIGLVLVTREAAEKLAPVINQHKGIEPTVMVIPGHNGPFVFDLPLAVKYIEQQKQFQVRKTSGSPSVKSDTISQASVSRKVSTHSIRSARSCKSVKTQNLSFSSMDDF